A stretch of Candidatus Bathyarchaeota archaeon DNA encodes these proteins:
- a CDS encoding extracellular solute-binding protein, producing the protein MASKREIALVAIIIILLITNIYAFSQSAKVATLEKELAELKAKPIVTSPTWDDIVAKAKEQGTVIFYGYGDEFMKKFFLDRSAEFEAKYGIKVEYHHGDWFSTVEKLKADKAAGKTVGDVDLVFLWSKPFADAWEAGTVWQYDIMSTIPNAKTVPYELWYQTDFFPTYGAMVPGVWWQVGFVYRTDKVANPPKSLDELLDWVKANPGRFTYCDPNKGGSGHTFLMTLIYWMYGYETYAWKDLGKVNPAKENWAGLWNYLNELEKYMYHPGEYPAGNMAAFELLAAGEVWLEPQWMDIVWDQVQAGRVDPKLIKIYIPEPTICAGGYDGFMIPWYAPHKEAAMVYMNFWLEEATQMKLITDWAVYPLNTEVWKKAPADIKAQVWWPEGGLDAMLQRPLWFRHALYMYDAMSKWTDEVARK; encoded by the coding sequence ATGGCGAGCAAACGAGAAATAGCTCTTGTAGCTATAATCATTATATTGCTTATAACAAACATCTATGCTTTCTCTCAATCCGCTAAAGTAGCAACATTAGAAAAAGAGCTTGCTGAGCTTAAAGCTAAACCAATAGTTACATCACCAACATGGGATGATATAGTAGCTAAAGCTAAAGAGCAAGGCACAGTCATCTTTTATGGTTATGGAGATGAATTTATGAAGAAATTCTTCCTTGATAGATCAGCTGAATTCGAAGCTAAATATGGTATAAAAGTTGAGTATCACCATGGTGATTGGTTTAGCACAGTTGAAAAATTAAAAGCTGATAAAGCAGCTGGAAAAACAGTTGGAGATGTAGATTTAGTTTTCTTATGGTCTAAACCTTTCGCTGATGCTTGGGAAGCTGGAACAGTATGGCAATACGATATTATGTCAACTATACCAAACGCTAAAACCGTTCCATATGAATTATGGTATCAAACAGATTTCTTCCCAACTTACGGCGCTATGGTTCCAGGCGTATGGTGGCAAGTAGGTTTTGTATATAGAACAGATAAAGTAGCAAACCCACCTAAGTCTTTAGATGAGCTTTTAGATTGGGTTAAAGCAAACCCAGGAAGATTCACTTATTGTGATCCAAATAAAGGTGGAAGCGGCCATACATTCTTAATGACTTTAATCTACTGGATGTATGGATATGAAACCTATGCTTGGAAAGATTTAGGAAAAGTTAATCCAGCTAAAGAAAATTGGGCAGGACTATGGAATTATTTAAATGAGCTTGAGAAATACATGTATCATCCTGGAGAATACCCAGCTGGAAATATGGCTGCTTTCGAGTTGTTAGCAGCTGGTGAAGTATGGCTTGAACCTCAATGGATGGATATTGTTTGGGATCAAGTTCAAGCTGGTAGAGTGGATCCAAAACTTATTAAAATCTACATTCCAGAGCCAACGATATGCGCTGGAGGCTATGACGGTTTTATGATTCCATGGTATGCGCCTCACAAGGAAGCTGCAATGGTTTACATGAATTTCTGGCTTGAAGAAGCTACTCAAATGAAGCTTATAACTGATTGGGCGGTATACCCGCTTAATACAGAAGTTTGGAAGAAAGCTCCAGCAGATATTAAAGCTCAAGTTTGGTGGCCTGAAGGCGGGTTAGATGCTATGCTTCAAAGACCATTATGGTTTAGACACGCCCTATACATGTATGATGCTATGTCAAAATGGACTGATGAAGTAGCTAGAAAGTAA
- a CDS encoding glycerophosphodiester phosphodiesterase — MKRFIEKLNLKEKIVIAHRGASGYAPENTLISFLKAIELKADAVECDVHLSKDGVPIVIHDEKLNRTTDGKGYVKDYSLKELKSLNAGYKTRFFDKFKGEKIPTLREVLEVCRNKIGVVIEVKNGPFFYKGIEDKIVNLIKELDVGEQVIISAFDHSTIKRIKNLNKDLVTAVIFSGCPVKPTLDCLLAYANGLHFEWCYLKPSVIEEAEKDDLFINVWTVNNEENIRKMFLMNVNGVITDYPDLGVKVKQEMEV, encoded by the coding sequence ATGAAAAGGTTTATTGAAAAATTAAATTTAAAAGAAAAAATAGTTATTGCGCATAGAGGAGCTAGCGGTTACGCGCCAGAAAATACTTTAATTAGTTTTCTTAAGGCTATAGAATTGAAAGCAGATGCTGTTGAATGCGATGTACATTTAAGCAAGGATGGTGTACCAATAGTTATTCATGATGAAAAGTTAAATCGAACAACTGATGGAAAGGGTTATGTAAAAGATTACTCTTTAAAGGAATTAAAAAGCTTAAACGCAGGATATAAAACTCGTTTCTTTGATAAATTTAAAGGTGAAAAAATACCTACTTTAAGAGAGGTTCTTGAAGTTTGCAGAAATAAAATAGGAGTTGTAATCGAAGTAAAAAATGGGCCATTCTTTTATAAGGGAATAGAAGATAAAATTGTAAATTTAATTAAAGAGTTAGATGTGGGAGAGCAAGTTATAATTTCAGCTTTTGATCATTCAACAATCAAAAGAATTAAAAATTTAAATAAAGATTTAGTTACAGCAGTGATTTTTTCAGGTTGCCCCGTTAAACCAACTTTAGATTGCTTGCTTGCTTATGCGAATGGATTGCATTTTGAATGGTGTTATTTAAAGCCAAGTGTTATTGAAGAAGCTGAAAAAGATGATTTATTTATTAATGTTTGGACAGTAAATAATGAAGAAAATATTAGGAAAATGTTTCTTATGAATGTTAATGGTGTAATTACAGATTATCCTGATTTAGGAGTTAAAGTTAAGCAGGAGATGGAGGTTTGA
- a CDS encoding fructose 1,6-bisphosphatase, with amino-acid sequence MVEKVTISLIKADIGSVAGHHIVKEEQKDLARKLLEKAKKENLLIDCYVFNCGDDLELLMTHNNGENNPKIHELAWNTFKEVTEKVSKKFKLYAAGQDLLTEAFSGNVKGMGPGVAEMEIVERQSEPIIVFAADKTEPGAFNLPLFKIFADPTSTAGLVIDPSMHEGFTFRVMDVIEHKTVDLQCPAEMYDLLGLIGTTSRYVIERVFRTKDKLLAAVSSTTRLSLIAGKYVGKDDPCMIVRCQHGLPAVGEVLVPFGFPHLVAGFMRGSHTGPLMPVGLKDARCTLFDGPPRIVALGFNVSDGQLIGVKGNEPADLFEDVAFDRARALANEAADYIRRHGEFMPARLGPEEMEYTTLPKILEKLKDRFVKVS; translated from the coding sequence ATGGTTGAAAAAGTAACTATAAGCTTAATTAAAGCTGATATAGGGTCAGTTGCAGGGCATCATATCGTTAAAGAAGAGCAAAAAGATTTAGCTAGAAAACTTCTTGAAAAAGCTAAAAAGGAAAATCTTTTAATTGATTGTTATGTTTTTAATTGTGGAGATGACCTTGAGCTTTTAATGACTCATAACAATGGTGAAAACAACCCTAAAATTCATGAGTTAGCATGGAACACTTTTAAAGAAGTTACAGAGAAAGTATCTAAAAAATTCAAGTTATATGCTGCTGGTCAAGATTTATTAACTGAAGCTTTCAGTGGGAATGTGAAAGGTATGGGTCCAGGAGTAGCTGAGATGGAAATTGTTGAAAGACAAAGCGAACCTATAATTGTTTTTGCAGCTGATAAAACTGAACCTGGAGCTTTTAATCTTCCTTTATTCAAAATCTTCGCTGACCCCACTTCAACCGCAGGCTTAGTAATAGATCCATCAATGCATGAAGGCTTTACTTTTAGAGTAATGGATGTAATTGAGCATAAAACTGTTGATTTACAATGTCCAGCTGAAATGTATGATTTGCTTGGATTAATTGGGACAACAAGCCGATACGTAATTGAAAGAGTTTTTAGAACAAAAGATAAATTGTTAGCAGCTGTATCAAGTACAACTAGATTAAGCTTAATAGCTGGTAAATACGTTGGGAAAGATGATCCATGCATGATTGTTAGATGCCAGCATGGTTTACCAGCTGTTGGAGAAGTTTTAGTTCCATTCGGTTTTCCTCATTTAGTAGCAGGGTTTATGAGAGGATCTCATACAGGTCCATTAATGCCTGTAGGCTTAAAAGACGCTAGATGCACTCTTTTTGATGGGCCTCCAAGAATAGTGGCTTTAGGATTTAATGTTTCAGATGGTCAATTAATAGGGGTTAAAGGGAATGAGCCTGCAGATTTATTTGAGGATGTAGCTTTTGATAGAGCTAGAGCTTTAGCTAATGAAGCAGCTGATTATATTAGGCGGCATGGAGAATTTATGCCAGCTAGATTAGGGCCGGAAGAAATGGAGTATACAACGCTTCCTAAAATTTTAGAAAAATTAAAAGATAGATTTGTAAAAGTGAGTTAA
- a CDS encoding NAD(P)H-dependent glycerol-3-phosphate dehydrogenase has product MRIAILGAGVMGTALTIPLSKNNNQINLWGTKYDEEAINSMINFRKHPKLSVEIPKLVKAFSSYQIDEALKESEIVVISVSSNAVESIIEEAAPYIPEKAILMIVSKGFEVNDKGEIKFLPNIVKEKVKGKNPIVSIRGPSIANEVAFEIPTMVIFASKNFKAMEKCKKAFETSFYKIYLTKDVIGVEVCSSIKNIYAIGLGFCDGLEKKTGKSFFNTRSALLTLSLLEMAELTKFFGGSKETAYGLAGLGDLDVTSKGGRNRMFGELIGKGLSVNEALNEMKGMTIEGYEAAEKTLKLKLNKPLLNTINSILFKNEEASIAINKLFQ; this is encoded by the coding sequence TTGAGGATAGCTATCTTAGGTGCTGGAGTAATGGGAACAGCATTAACTATTCCATTATCTAAAAACAATAACCAGATTAATCTTTGGGGAACAAAATATGATGAAGAAGCAATTAATTCGATGATTAATTTTAGAAAGCACCCGAAACTTTCAGTTGAAATTCCAAAATTAGTAAAAGCTTTTTCATCATATCAAATCGATGAAGCTTTAAAGGAATCTGAAATTGTTGTTATATCTGTTTCATCAAACGCTGTAGAATCAATAATTGAGGAAGCAGCGCCATATATACCTGAAAAAGCTATATTAATGATTGTATCGAAAGGGTTTGAAGTTAATGATAAAGGAGAAATTAAATTTTTACCAAATATAGTTAAAGAGAAGGTTAAAGGAAAGAATCCAATAGTTAGCATTAGAGGGCCATCTATAGCTAATGAAGTTGCTTTTGAAATACCTACCATGGTGATTTTCGCTTCAAAAAATTTTAAAGCTATGGAAAAATGCAAAAAAGCTTTTGAAACATCTTTTTATAAAATTTATTTAACAAAAGATGTTATTGGAGTCGAGGTATGCTCATCAATAAAGAATATTTACGCTATAGGATTAGGGTTTTGTGATGGATTAGAAAAGAAAACTGGAAAAAGCTTTTTTAACACTAGATCTGCTTTATTAACTTTAAGTCTGCTTGAAATGGCTGAGTTAACAAAGTTTTTCGGCGGCTCTAAAGAAACAGCTTATGGATTAGCTGGTTTAGGAGATTTAGATGTAACTTCTAAAGGAGGAAGAAATAGAATGTTTGGGGAGCTTATTGGAAAAGGGTTAAGCGTTAATGAAGCTTTAAATGAAATGAAAGGTATGACTATTGAAGGTTATGAAGCTGCTGAGAAAACGCTTAAGCTTAAACTTAATAAACCACTCTTAAATACTATAAACTCAATTTTATTTAAGAATGAGGAGGCATCTATAGCTATTAATAAGCTTTTTCAATAG
- a CDS encoding ABC transporter ATP-binding protein yields MVKIVLKDLKKSYGNVVACDIDFLEIKDKEFFTFLGPSGSGKTTTLRIIAGFIEPDAGEIYIDDKLITGIPPEKRNMAMVFQSYALFPHMNVFDNVAFGLTLKKLPKEEIKKKVKNALELVRLSGLEDRYPRQLSGGQQQRVAVARAIVMEPDVLLFDEPLSNLDAKLREAVRFELRELQKKLGITSIYVTHDQAEALVISDRIAVMNEGKIIQVGSPIEIYEKPESKFIADFIGISSFIEGKIIDIDEEGLAILESEDGIKIKAICGKAEKGVKAFLALRPEYVEIFPAKERSGINVFEGEIKRLAYLGDTIDYRVSLGKWEIRVRDVPTRIFKPGEKVGLWLNPKKCVLITH; encoded by the coding sequence ATGGTTAAAATTGTTTTAAAAGATTTAAAAAAGAGTTATGGAAATGTTGTAGCTTGTGATATAGATTTTCTTGAAATTAAAGATAAAGAATTTTTTACATTTCTTGGTCCTAGCGGAAGCGGTAAAACAACAACCTTAAGAATTATCGCTGGCTTTATTGAACCTGATGCTGGAGAAATATATATTGATGATAAATTAATTACTGGTATTCCACCTGAAAAAAGAAATATGGCTATGGTTTTTCAAAGTTACGCTCTTTTCCCGCATATGAATGTATTTGATAATGTAGCTTTCGGTTTAACATTAAAAAAGCTTCCTAAAGAGGAAATTAAGAAAAAAGTTAAAAATGCGCTTGAGTTGGTTAGATTAAGCGGTTTAGAGGATAGATATCCACGACAGTTAAGCGGTGGTCAACAGCAAAGAGTTGCTGTTGCAAGAGCTATAGTTATGGAGCCTGATGTATTATTGTTTGATGAACCTTTAAGTAATTTAGACGCTAAGCTGAGGGAAGCTGTTAGGTTTGAGTTAAGAGAGCTTCAAAAAAAGCTTGGAATAACCTCAATTTACGTAACGCATGATCAAGCTGAAGCTTTAGTTATTTCAGATAGAATAGCTGTTATGAATGAAGGGAAAATAATTCAAGTAGGTTCCCCAATAGAAATTTATGAAAAACCTGAAAGCAAGTTTATAGCTGATTTTATAGGCATATCAAGCTTTATTGAAGGAAAAATCATAGATATAGATGAGGAGGGTTTAGCAATTTTAGAGTCTGAAGATGGAATTAAAATAAAAGCTATTTGCGGTAAAGCTGAGAAAGGTGTAAAAGCATTTCTAGCTCTAAGGCCTGAATATGTAGAAATATTCCCTGCTAAAGAGCGCTCTGGAATAAATGTTTTTGAAGGTGAAATAAAAAGATTAGCCTATTTAGGAGATACAATTGATTATAGAGTTTCCTTAGGGAAATGGGAAATAAGAGTTAGAGACGTGCCAACAAGAATTTTTAAACCAGGAGAAAAAGTAGGATTATGGCTTAACCCAAAGAAATGTGTATTAATAACGCATTAA
- a CDS encoding ABC transporter permease — MLDKLKKISLALYFAPLFIFYGAIFAYPIFLTFIRSFGLFPVNPKTPSEFTLKYYSEFFKPNSVYIPSLWFSFWNSVVTTFIAAIFGYLVALYFFKANYPGKKTVSALFKSPLFVPYLVGAFMWMEILAAHGYINGFLKTLGLINQPLRLIWDPYGLGIIIANVWMNIAFMSTLMLGALESLSPDLTYAARNLGAGTWTIVKRIYFPLTLPAFLAGSILIFVGIFGAFSVPFVLGGSWPKYLSVVIYEDVVEHGKWVEGYVSAVIYIISAVLLTYVYTILMRRAAGRK; from the coding sequence TTGCTGGATAAACTAAAGAAAATTAGCTTAGCTTTATATTTTGCGCCTTTATTTATTTTTTATGGAGCTATATTCGCTTATCCAATTTTCCTAACTTTCATCAGATCCTTTGGGCTTTTCCCTGTTAACCCAAAAACTCCAAGCGAATTCACTTTAAAGTATTATTCCGAGTTTTTTAAACCCAACTCAGTTTATATTCCATCTTTATGGTTTAGTTTTTGGAATAGCGTGGTAACAACTTTTATTGCTGCTATATTTGGCTATCTTGTAGCTTTATATTTTTTTAAAGCTAATTATCCAGGTAAAAAAACTGTTTCAGCTCTTTTTAAAAGCCCCCTCTTTGTGCCCTATCTAGTTGGGGCTTTCATGTGGATGGAAATTTTAGCTGCTCACGGCTATATTAATGGCTTTCTTAAAACTTTAGGTTTAATAAATCAGCCTTTAAGGCTTATTTGGGATCCATATGGCTTAGGGATTATAATAGCTAATGTTTGGATGAATATAGCTTTCATGTCAACTTTAATGCTTGGTGCTTTAGAATCGCTTAGTCCAGATTTAACTTATGCAGCTAGAAATTTAGGTGCTGGAACATGGACTATTGTTAAAAGAATTTATTTCCCGTTGACTTTACCTGCTTTTTTAGCTGGAAGCATTTTAATCTTTGTTGGAATATTTGGAGCTTTTTCAGTACCATTTGTTTTAGGTGGAAGCTGGCCAAAATATCTTTCAGTAGTTATTTATGAAGATGTTGTTGAGCATGGAAAATGGGTAGAAGGATACGTAAGTGCAGTAATCTATATTATTTCAGCTGTATTATTAACTTATGTTTATACAATTTTAATGAGGAGGGCTGCTGGTAGAAAATGA
- the tpiA gene encoding triose-phosphate isomerase — protein sequence MSTPLILVNFKAYAEATGEKAFNLAKIAEKTSRETGVCIGVAPQLTDLRKIAMEVEVPVFAQHVDPFKPGAYTGYVTAEAIKDAGAAGSLINHSERQIKLSEIDEVINRLKSLEMISVVCADTEKASAAAAALNPVMVAIEPPELIGSGIAVSKAKPEIVKGAVAVIEKVNSKVIVLCGAGITKGEDVSAALKLGAKGVLVASGVVKAKNQEEALLDLAEASRKTE from the coding sequence ATTTCTACGCCACTTATTTTAGTGAATTTTAAAGCTTATGCTGAAGCAACTGGAGAAAAAGCTTTTAATCTCGCGAAAATAGCTGAAAAAACTTCTAGAGAAACTGGAGTTTGCATAGGAGTTGCACCTCAATTAACTGACTTGCGTAAAATAGCTATGGAAGTTGAGGTCCCAGTTTTCGCTCAGCATGTTGACCCATTTAAACCAGGCGCTTACACAGGTTATGTTACTGCGGAAGCTATAAAAGATGCTGGCGCTGCTGGAAGCTTGATAAATCATTCTGAAAGACAAATAAAGTTGTCTGAAATAGATGAAGTTATAAATAGGCTTAAAAGCTTGGAAATGATTTCAGTTGTTTGCGCTGATACTGAAAAAGCCAGCGCCGCGGCTGCTGCATTAAATCCCGTTATGGTTGCTATTGAGCCCCCTGAGCTTATAGGTTCAGGGATAGCTGTATCTAAAGCTAAACCTGAAATAGTTAAAGGAGCAGTAGCAGTTATTGAAAAAGTTAACTCTAAAGTTATTGTTTTATGCGGAGCTGGAATAACTAAAGGAGAAGATGTTTCAGCTGCTTTAAAGCTTGGCGCTAAAGGAGTTTTAGTAGCTAGTGGAGTGGTTAAAGCTAAAAATCAAGAAGAAGCTTTGCTTGATTTAGCTGAAGCCTCTCGAAAAACTGAGTAA
- a CDS encoding DUF89 family protein, with protein sequence MRIKPECIPCLIQRGLIEIQKATNNYERRVKATIKFIKILAKHINEKSTPSELGALREKIIKLETGNNDIYKREKEVSNAIALKILPNLESELYKLNDELLKFKKSCFYSAVANNIEFDIPEHLFSINDLLKFFKEGKVGIDESKKIYDIIKSSRKVSLFVDNAGEVIIDKLLAQQIKSLGSKLIIAVKAYPAMNDATIKDLEYARLTEISDKTLVVKLNCIGFSLSKLPLKIKKELLNSDLIIAKGMAHYESLTEENLETPIAYLLTAKCSPVAESLGVERGQAVIKLFKP encoded by the coding sequence TTGCGAATTAAACCTGAATGCATTCCATGCTTAATTCAAAGAGGTTTAATTGAAATTCAAAAAGCTACAAACAATTATGAGAGAAGGGTTAAAGCAACAATTAAATTTATTAAAATTCTAGCTAAGCATATAAACGAGAAGTCGACTCCAAGCGAGCTTGGAGCATTAAGAGAGAAAATTATTAAATTAGAAACTGGAAACAATGATATTTATAAACGTGAAAAAGAGGTTTCAAATGCTATAGCATTAAAAATTTTACCAAACCTTGAAAGTGAGCTTTATAAACTTAATGATGAACTTTTAAAATTTAAAAAATCATGTTTTTATTCAGCTGTAGCTAATAATATAGAGTTTGATATTCCTGAACATTTATTTTCAATAAACGATTTACTTAAGTTTTTTAAGGAAGGAAAAGTGGGGATTGATGAAAGCAAAAAAATTTATGATATTATTAAATCTTCAAGAAAAGTTTCTTTATTTGTAGATAATGCAGGAGAAGTTATTATTGATAAGCTTTTAGCTCAACAAATTAAAAGTTTAGGTTCTAAATTGATTATTGCAGTTAAAGCTTATCCAGCTATGAATGATGCTACAATAAAAGATTTAGAATACGCTAGGTTAACTGAAATTTCAGATAAAACATTAGTTGTTAAATTGAATTGCATAGGTTTTTCTTTAAGCAAGCTTCCCTTAAAAATTAAAAAAGAATTATTAAATTCAGATTTAATAATCGCTAAAGGTATGGCTCATTACGAATCTTTAACTGAAGAGAATTTAGAAACTCCAATAGCTTATCTTCTTACAGCAAAATGCTCTCCAGTTGCTGAAAGCTTAGGAGTAGAAAGAGGGCAAGCGGTAATTAAATTATTTAAGCCTTAA
- a CDS encoding phosphoglycolate phosphatase, whose translation MKALALDIDGTITNQKGMLDLKAVEIIRNLEEAGVSVFLITGRNFCVTSAITKYLGTCGLAAAENGGIIWNGFKKTCLGVKERAEEGLKVLMKRFSDKIVIVNSPYRETDVLVKRTFDLNEANEALMESGVKARMLDSGVVYHIVDSSVNKGEALRKLAEASKLNVKDVAAIGDNLNDIDMLKAAGFGVAVANAPKALKNVADYICKGEYAEGFKEVVLLIFNELRLK comes from the coding sequence ATTAAAGCATTAGCTTTAGATATTGATGGGACAATTACAAATCAAAAAGGAATGCTTGATTTAAAAGCTGTAGAAATAATAAGAAATCTTGAAGAAGCTGGAGTTTCAGTCTTCTTAATTACTGGAAGAAACTTTTGTGTAACAAGCGCTATAACAAAGTATTTAGGAACATGCGGTTTAGCAGCTGCTGAAAACGGTGGAATAATATGGAATGGCTTTAAAAAAACATGTTTAGGCGTTAAGGAAAGAGCTGAAGAAGGCTTAAAAGTTTTAATGAAAAGATTTAGCGATAAAATTGTTATTGTTAATTCTCCATATAGAGAAACTGATGTTTTAGTTAAAAGAACTTTTGATTTAAATGAAGCTAATGAAGCGTTAATGGAAAGCGGTGTTAAAGCACGCATGCTGGATAGCGGTGTAGTATATCATATAGTTGATAGCTCTGTAAATAAAGGTGAAGCTTTAAGAAAGCTTGCTGAAGCATCTAAATTAAATGTGAAAGATGTAGCTGCTATAGGTGATAATTTAAATGATATAGATATGCTTAAGGCAGCTGGGTTTGGGGTTGCTGTCGCTAACGCGCCTAAAGCTTTAAAAAATGTAGCTGATTATATATGTAAAGGAGAGTATGCAGAGGGCTTTAAAGAAGTTGTGCTTTTAATATTTAATGAATTAAGGCTTAAATAA
- a CDS encoding heptaprenylglyceryl phosphate synthase: MNLDFTSWKHITKLDPDKKNTREVIKTVLESGTDAVMVSGTQRITKRKVVKLINSLKGYDIPIVLEPVKAEAVTFDVDYIFVPSVMNSRDRWWIIEAHLNWILRIKKKNPSWEKIVPEAYIVLNPKSAVAKVTKSVTNLSLNQVVAYAILADKFLNFPIVYLEYSGVYGKPSIVKAVKKELKKAKLFYGGGINNRRKAEEMAKYATIIVGNVVYEDLNKFKETIV, translated from the coding sequence TTGAATTTAGATTTTACCAGTTGGAAGCATATAACTAAGCTTGATCCAGATAAAAAGAATACAAGAGAAGTTATTAAAACTGTTTTAGAAAGCGGAACAGACGCTGTAATGGTTAGTGGAACGCAAAGAATAACTAAAAGAAAAGTAGTTAAATTAATTAATTCTCTTAAAGGTTATGATATACCAATAGTTTTAGAGCCTGTTAAAGCTGAGGCTGTAACATTTGATGTAGATTATATTTTTGTTCCATCAGTGATGAATTCTAGAGATAGATGGTGGATTATTGAAGCGCATTTAAACTGGATTTTAAGAATTAAGAAAAAGAACCCCTCATGGGAGAAAATTGTTCCTGAAGCTTATATAGTTTTAAATCCTAAATCTGCTGTTGCTAAAGTGACAAAATCTGTAACAAATTTATCTTTAAATCAAGTTGTTGCATACGCGATTTTAGCAGATAAATTTTTAAATTTCCCAATAGTATACCTAGAGTATAGCGGGGTTTACGGGAAACCATCCATAGTTAAAGCTGTTAAAAAAGAATTAAAAAAAGCTAAATTATTTTATGGTGGAGGAATAAACAATAGGAGGAAAGCTGAAGAAATGGCTAAATACGCTACAATAATTGTTGGAAATGTTGTTTATGAGGATTTAAATAAATTTAAGGAAACAATTGTTTAA
- a CDS encoding ABC transporter permease, with product MRKHWILSHKGLGNISVAAILLFYVLFPMLVIIFWSIAEKWYPEHWWAPEKVGLSWFKSLFKLVDVQLSFIQTFTIAPIVVALTALISIPAGYIFGTKSFPGKRLLENLFLIPLVVPAIATGISILSVYTVWGLRNTYWGVILAHMIGATPYMLRCVSAAFEGIDPAWEEAARNLGATRWQVIWKILVPNIAPGILAGAIFAFSWSINEFVLTLLIGFPSVTTLAVKIYQYIGGYYITPNAAAAVSIFLTLPAIPIVLAMERYVKAEYVAGVAR from the coding sequence ATGAGGAAGCATTGGATTCTAAGCCATAAAGGGTTAGGAAACATTTCTGTAGCAGCTATTCTTCTTTTTTACGTTTTATTTCCAATGCTTGTAATTATTTTTTGGTCTATTGCTGAAAAATGGTATCCTGAACATTGGTGGGCGCCGGAGAAAGTTGGTTTAAGCTGGTTTAAATCTCTATTCAAGCTTGTTGATGTTCAATTATCCTTTATTCAAACATTTACCATCGCGCCTATAGTGGTTGCTTTAACAGCTTTAATCTCTATTCCAGCAGGCTACATATTTGGAACCAAAAGCTTCCCTGGGAAAAGGCTTCTTGAAAATCTTTTCCTAATTCCTTTAGTTGTTCCAGCTATAGCAACTGGAATAAGCATTTTAAGCGTTTATACGGTTTGGGGTTTAAGAAATACTTATTGGGGGGTAATCTTAGCGCATATGATTGGAGCTACACCATATATGCTTAGATGCGTATCCGCTGCTTTTGAGGGAATTGACCCAGCTTGGGAAGAAGCTGCTAGAAATCTTGGAGCTACTAGATGGCAGGTTATATGGAAAATTCTTGTTCCAAATATTGCGCCTGGAATTTTAGCAGGAGCTATTTTTGCTTTTTCATGGTCTATAAATGAATTTGTTTTAACATTGCTTATAGGCTTCCCATCTGTAACTACTTTAGCTGTTAAAATTTATCAATATATAGGAGGATATTATATTACGCCTAATGCTGCAGCTGCAGTAAGCATATTTTTAACGCTTCCAGCTATACCTATAGTTTTAGCTATGGAAAGATATGTGAAAGCTGAATATGTAGCCGGAGTAGCTAGATAA